A region of Panicum virgatum strain AP13 chromosome 8N, P.virgatum_v5, whole genome shotgun sequence DNA encodes the following proteins:
- the LOC120685350 gene encoding nifU-like protein 2, chloroplastic isoform X1 has protein sequence MQAAAAAAAVAWAPGPSPSTSSSSPSPFRVGVASTAVPASSAPRMVAVSAPLGRRRRRQAVVQAVANPDPAIELPLTAENVEMVLDEVRPYLMADGGNVALHEIDGNVVRLKLQGACGSCPASVTTMKMGIERRLMEKIPEIVAVEPIADEETGLELTQENIEKVLDEIRPYLAGTGGGELEFVAIEEPIVKVRLTGPAAGVMTVRVALTQKLREKIPKIAAVQLLS, from the exons atgcaggcggcggcggcggcggcagctgtggcgtggGCGCCGGGCCCATCgccgtccacctcctcctcctcgccttccCCCTTCAGG GTGGGGGTTGCGTCGACGGCCGTGCCGGCTTCTTCCGCGCCCAGGATGGTCGCcgtgtccgcgcccctgggtcgtcggcggcggcggcaag CAGTGGTTCAAGCTGTTGCCAACCCAGACCCTGCGATTGAGCTGCCGCTGACTGCTGAAAATGTTGAGATGGTGTTGGATGAAGTAAGGCCATATCTTATGGCAGATGGAGGAAATGTTGCACTGCATGAGATTGACGGGAATGTTGTGAGGTTAAAGCTGCAAGGAGCATGTGGCTCATGCCCGGCTTCAGTAACAACGATGAAGATGGGTATCGAGCGACGCTTGATGGAGAAAATACCAGAGATTGTAGCAGTTGAACCCATCGCTGATGAGGAGACTGGGCTTGAGTTGACCCAAGAGAACATCGAAAAG GTACTTGATGAGATTAGGCCGTACCTTGCTGGCACAGGAGGTGGTGAGCTCGAGTTTGTTGCAATCGAGGAACCTATTGTCAAGGTTAGGCTTACAGGACCAGCTGCTGGTGTGATGACTGTTCGAGTTGCCCTTACTCAGAAGCTCCGAGAAAAGATCCCTAAGATTGCAGCAGTCCAGCTATTGTCATAA
- the LOC120685350 gene encoding nifU-like protein 2, chloroplastic isoform X2 — protein MQAAAAAAAVAWAPGPSPSTSSSSPSPFRVGVASTAVPASSAPRMVAVSAPLGRRRRRQVVQAVANPDPAIELPLTAENVEMVLDEVRPYLMADGGNVALHEIDGNVVRLKLQGACGSCPASVTTMKMGIERRLMEKIPEIVAVEPIADEETGLELTQENIEKVLDEIRPYLAGTGGGELEFVAIEEPIVKVRLTGPAAGVMTVRVALTQKLREKIPKIAAVQLLS, from the exons atgcaggcggcggcggcggcggcagctgtggcgtggGCGCCGGGCCCATCgccgtccacctcctcctcctcgccttccCCCTTCAGG GTGGGGGTTGCGTCGACGGCCGTGCCGGCTTCTTCCGCGCCCAGGATGGTCGCcgtgtccgcgcccctgggtcgtcggcggcggcggcaag TGGTTCAAGCTGTTGCCAACCCAGACCCTGCGATTGAGCTGCCGCTGACTGCTGAAAATGTTGAGATGGTGTTGGATGAAGTAAGGCCATATCTTATGGCAGATGGAGGAAATGTTGCACTGCATGAGATTGACGGGAATGTTGTGAGGTTAAAGCTGCAAGGAGCATGTGGCTCATGCCCGGCTTCAGTAACAACGATGAAGATGGGTATCGAGCGACGCTTGATGGAGAAAATACCAGAGATTGTAGCAGTTGAACCCATCGCTGATGAGGAGACTGGGCTTGAGTTGACCCAAGAGAACATCGAAAAG GTACTTGATGAGATTAGGCCGTACCTTGCTGGCACAGGAGGTGGTGAGCTCGAGTTTGTTGCAATCGAGGAACCTATTGTCAAGGTTAGGCTTACAGGACCAGCTGCTGGTGTGATGACTGTTCGAGTTGCCCTTACTCAGAAGCTCCGAGAAAAGATCCCTAAGATTGCAGCAGTCCAGCTATTGTCATAA
- the LOC120686339 gene encoding uncharacterized protein LOC120686339, translating into MVIQSLRKVFSDLTNYHEINPANMTPEVKKAVTKQRMKRYKIICYCGTAIMVGTDKAALLNRVYQYNHTAAQICTIYLTIALVSMLLGITSSSFPDSAPCATLVAWNGTLQVFLYLNAYFHLSIMEVYPELLHLTISFMVTSVLFGIYWSFCARDPTVRLVDAAHHE; encoded by the exons ATGGTGATTCAGAGCCTTCGCAAAGTTTTCAGTGACCTCACCAATTATCATGAGATAAACCCTGCAAACATGACACCTGAG GTGAAAAAGGCTGTTACAAAACAAAGAATGAAGCGGTACAAAATTATCTGCTACTGTGGTACAGCGATTATGGTGGGGACTGATAAAGCAGCTCTGCTCAACAGGGTCTATCAATACAACCATACAGCTGCACAGATATGCACGATATACCTCACGATCGCATTGGTTTCGATGCTACTAGGCATTACATCATCATCCTTTCCCGACTCCGCCCCTTGTGCAACGTTAGTTGCTTGGAATGGCACTTTGCAAGTGTTTCTGTACCTGAATGCGTACTTCCACTTAAGTATTATGGAGGTTTATCCAGAGTTGCTACACCTAACAATATCGTTTATGGTCACATCCGTGCTTTTTGGCATCTATTGGTCTTTCTGTGCTCGAGATCCCACG GTGCGTTTGGTGGACGCTGCACATCATGAGTAG